The following are encoded in a window of uncultured Sphaerochaeta sp. genomic DNA:
- a CDS encoding DUF3168 domain-containing protein — MLHEKDFLGWLRNNQQMKALFGSRIFWKLAPKKTAIPFMVLQDISARGFREIDAACPRMQLDCYSDNEFAVVELAEAVEKELFGKAFVYGTTSFSSMLAERAMVLRMEDGSFKVPVDIKLSCRRDA, encoded by the coding sequence ATGTTGCATGAGAAAGATTTCCTGGGATGGCTCAGGAACAACCAACAGATGAAGGCCTTGTTCGGTAGCCGGATTTTCTGGAAGCTGGCACCCAAGAAAACTGCTATACCGTTCATGGTGTTGCAAGACATCAGTGCCAGGGGATTCCGGGAGATTGATGCAGCCTGCCCGAGGATGCAGTTGGACTGCTACTCGGACAACGAGTTTGCTGTGGTAGAGCTTGCTGAGGCGGTAGAGAAGGAACTCTTTGGCAAGGCATTTGTATATGGCACTACTTCGTTCAGCTCAATGTTGGCTGAACGGGCAATGGTCTTAAGAATGGAAGACGGGAGCTTCAAGGTTCCGGTCGATATCAAACTATCCTGTAGGAGGGACGCATGA
- a CDS encoding phage portal protein: MIPIYTLQFKDRLTESQILRAIAAKEMWNTELKMLEDYYNARNRTILQQDRNHKVAVPFGRKLIKNVLGFMFKEGCITYKYPDGDPRLAEKMKPIFDDNDEQTENIRLAREQALYGSAFECLFVDNPNAEPQFYRVPASQMIPVYLPSIKPRMAACINFYTINDTHRHVDVYYKDRIEKFTRTTGGLGIPTVTTHFFGEVPVLEYRNNEEGLGDIEIVLGLIDAHDEILSNGLDEDGKFSDALLLLKNAVLDDEQLDKIREKRILDDLPEDADASYLTKPNVYDGREKLRAKVEDLIYSMSGIPNLSDRDALAQQSGEALKYLYATFEVMVAGDKQSGFTDGLQKRLRLICNYLNWLEGKSLAVNQLSSDTLPYKADQISVKWKRNLPAESTTTINNAVNASPFISQRTILEQMQQAGIVDDIAEEEKRLIADQDNNMKNNLDLAMSGYGS, encoded by the coding sequence ATGATACCAATCTACACGCTGCAGTTCAAAGACCGGCTTACAGAGTCACAAATCCTGAGGGCTATTGCTGCCAAGGAAATGTGGAATACCGAGCTGAAGATGCTTGAGGATTATTACAATGCCAGGAATCGTACGATCCTGCAGCAGGACCGCAACCACAAGGTAGCAGTCCCGTTCGGTAGGAAGTTGATCAAGAATGTATTGGGATTCATGTTCAAGGAAGGCTGCATAACCTATAAGTACCCGGATGGTGACCCGAGGCTTGCAGAGAAGATGAAACCCATCTTCGATGACAATGACGAGCAGACCGAGAACATCCGCTTGGCCCGTGAGCAGGCCCTGTATGGATCGGCCTTCGAATGTCTTTTCGTGGATAATCCCAATGCAGAACCCCAGTTCTACCGGGTACCGGCGAGCCAGATGATTCCCGTCTACCTTCCTTCCATCAAACCAAGAATGGCAGCATGCATCAACTTCTATACAATCAATGATACACATCGTCATGTCGATGTGTATTACAAGGACCGTATCGAGAAGTTCACCAGGACAACCGGTGGCCTTGGGATCCCTACGGTCACCACCCACTTTTTCGGTGAAGTACCTGTCCTGGAATACCGAAACAACGAGGAAGGACTTGGGGATATCGAGATAGTCCTGGGCCTCATCGATGCCCATGACGAGATCCTTTCAAACGGCCTTGACGAGGATGGGAAGTTCAGCGACGCCTTGCTGCTCTTGAAGAACGCAGTCCTGGATGACGAGCAGCTAGACAAGATCAGGGAGAAGCGCATTTTGGATGATCTGCCTGAGGATGCAGATGCAAGCTACCTGACAAAACCTAACGTATATGATGGGCGGGAAAAATTGAGGGCGAAGGTCGAGGACCTGATCTACAGTATGAGTGGGATTCCGAATCTTTCAGATAGGGATGCCTTGGCCCAACAGTCCGGAGAAGCCCTCAAGTATCTGTATGCAACCTTCGAGGTCATGGTGGCTGGGGATAAGCAGAGCGGTTTTACAGACGGACTGCAGAAGCGCCTTCGACTGATCTGCAACTATCTGAATTGGCTGGAGGGCAAGAGTCTGGCGGTGAATCAACTTTCAAGCGATACACTGCCTTACAAGGCTGATCAGATCTCGGTCAAGTGGAAGCGCAACCTCCCGGCTGAATCAACCACAACCATCAACAATGCTGTCAACGCTTCGCCGTTCATAAGCCAGAGGACGATCCTTGAACAGATGCAGCAAGCGGGAATCGTCGATGATATTGCAGAGGAAGAGAAGCGGTTGATCGCCGACCAGGACAACAACATGAAGAATAATCTTGACTTGGCAATGAGCGGGTATGGCTCGTAA
- a CDS encoding HK97-gp10 family putative phage morphogenesis protein has protein sequence MSTVKFIDNSKKVKADVLKQRDIALVEAAVVVQGECIARCPVDTGRLRGSIGYITGSGLRAGGDGTLQGSPAAGEAVVGTNVEYAAHVEYGTRFTEAQAFMRTGFDASRKEVDGIFKRRLRAEAD, from the coding sequence ATGAGCACAGTGAAATTCATCGATAATTCAAAAAAGGTTAAGGCTGATGTGCTCAAGCAACGTGACATCGCACTGGTAGAGGCTGCCGTTGTTGTCCAGGGTGAATGTATTGCCAGATGCCCGGTTGATACTGGACGCCTTCGCGGATCCATTGGATACATTACAGGCTCCGGACTCAGGGCAGGGGGAGACGGAACCTTGCAAGGATCTCCTGCTGCTGGTGAGGCGGTAGTCGGGACCAATGTCGAGTATGCAGCCCATGTTGAATACGGGACCAGGTTCACCGAGGCACAAGCATTCATGCGCACCGGTTTCGATGCATCCAGGAAAGAAGTGGATGGCATATTCAAGCGACGCTTGAGAGCGGAGGCCGACTGA
- the terL gene encoding phage terminase large subunit, which translates to MKTALEELMDRNPVLAHAAEDQRLAAEREDRKNRAENDFTFFCEYYLPQYFFCKAAEYQKILYDVIQNRELTEAQASRLREIVPEDFQSTFRAAKNLRGIIDVEPRGHGKSTRMTFAFPLWQLLFKKSKFIIIVGASSDDAQLQMENIRLAIEENDRIIDDFGNLQGTTWNKKLLSLSNGTAVTARGKGGSLRGLRKKENRPDLVIVDDTFKDNEADSSIIRDKVSRWFNRTIQPLGTEALIIVVNTITNEDDLPSRLLTDIKEGRKEKWIGLRFSAEIPGKDAGQGTPLWPERYSWEDLKTLQSDLGSLAYAQEYLSRPLSDEERIFKAAWIVRVKASDIPDSLSMYEGIDPATGAHDMSAVVDLGRNKMDKTYYVVSSHGKKESTETFTARLIDRYKLFRYRRAYMESVAFQAIYKKNVIEKAEEQNIHLPLRGRNPGRGSKAQRLMYISPMVENGVIVFGPGNEDLIDQLVGFPAAGYDDLCDALYYAVLAAEGRGGGGTSALSLKKNRNRNIKKELNL; encoded by the coding sequence ATGAAAACAGCACTTGAGGAGTTGATGGATAGGAACCCGGTCCTTGCACATGCTGCGGAGGACCAGAGGCTTGCAGCGGAACGGGAAGACAGGAAGAACAGGGCGGAGAATGACTTCACTTTCTTCTGCGAGTATTATCTTCCCCAATACTTTTTCTGCAAGGCTGCCGAGTACCAGAAAATCCTCTATGATGTCATCCAGAATCGCGAGCTCACCGAGGCCCAGGCTTCAAGGCTGCGCGAGATTGTGCCGGAGGACTTCCAGTCCACTTTCCGTGCCGCCAAGAACCTGCGTGGAATCATTGATGTAGAACCGCGTGGCCATGGTAAATCAACACGCATGACATTTGCATTCCCGCTGTGGCAACTTCTTTTCAAGAAGTCCAAGTTCATTATCATTGTAGGTGCCAGCAGTGATGATGCCCAATTGCAGATGGAGAACATCCGTCTTGCAATCGAGGAGAATGACCGAATAATCGATGATTTCGGCAACCTTCAGGGAACAACCTGGAACAAGAAGCTGCTCTCACTTTCAAACGGTACAGCGGTTACAGCCAGGGGCAAGGGTGGCTCGCTCAGGGGCCTGCGTAAGAAGGAGAACAGGCCTGACCTGGTAATCGTCGATGACACCTTCAAGGACAACGAGGCAGACAGCAGCATCATACGCGACAAGGTCTCTCGCTGGTTCAACCGTACCATCCAGCCTCTTGGAACCGAGGCATTGATCATCGTGGTCAACACGATCACCAATGAGGATGACCTTCCCTCAAGGTTGCTCACAGATATTAAGGAAGGGCGAAAGGAAAAATGGATAGGACTGAGATTCTCTGCAGAGATCCCGGGCAAGGATGCTGGGCAAGGCACACCGCTTTGGCCCGAGCGCTACAGCTGGGAAGATCTCAAGACATTGCAGTCAGATCTTGGTTCCCTGGCATATGCCCAGGAATATCTGTCCAGGCCTCTCTCGGATGAGGAGCGTATATTCAAGGCAGCATGGATCGTAAGGGTAAAGGCTTCTGATATCCCGGATAGCCTTTCCATGTATGAAGGAATCGACCCGGCAACCGGTGCTCATGATATGAGCGCCGTGGTGGATCTTGGACGCAACAAGATGGACAAGACATACTACGTTGTCTCGAGTCATGGCAAGAAGGAATCCACTGAGACCTTCACTGCAAGGCTCATCGACCGCTACAAACTGTTCCGCTATCGCAGGGCCTATATGGAGAGCGTTGCCTTCCAGGCAATCTACAAGAAGAACGTCATCGAGAAAGCAGAGGAACAAAACATACACCTACCGCTACGGGGACGCAACCCGGGGCGTGGAAGCAAGGCGCAACGTTTGATGTACATCAGCCCGATGGTCGAGAACGGCGTCATCGTATTCGGCCCTGGGAACGAGGATCTGATTGACCAACTGGTGGGATTCCCCGCGGCCGGATACGACGACCTCTGTGATGCGCTCTATTATGCCGTGCTTGCTGCCGAGGGTCGGGGTGGTGGTGGCACCAGCGCCCTCTCCCTGAAGAAGAACCGGAATCGAAATATCAAGAAGGAGCTCAACCTATGA
- a CDS encoding phage tail protein, with the protein MKIRIQKNLFTGEYADHLFKGSASIGELLDQYQCSPESQVFLNGEIVADLHTIAGDGDFIVVRQVPKDPVTIAMTVSIVLGVGGLVLGGVMLYKALTANPGLPKIQTSPSLRGSTNSARKGERLPILLGHWRIYPDHASLPYSRYADNNQFFVQQFCFGYSDVTLDMDTAKIGDTLISKYTGVQTSLTPSTLYAARVIESQIGVELSNDGTATPIERTTSSGTTKINVGVIAPSGIYKYNGSDKESTVIGVKIEWRIPDGTWNVFADESLTLNVSRWRKMYEITPSGSADGSYDIRVSRTNKAGSTTSYNDTIYFDVLQSYTKNQNDDSTIPVLNPSNLRLLAVDIKATDQLNGTIDSINVEGTLNTRVWDGVDTGSAHWTTAATRNPAAAILYLLTNSKVNPRPVADTQIVWDEFEEFYQYCEDQGFHCDAWITGDYTIGQLIDLIAQSNMAEIRRSADSVGIIIDKINPYIAQMFTPLNAAGFSMKKDFSSPTEVLNLKFVDASIGYEESERNVSIVNDSIVFDRVLTDEDESTEITLFGVTDPAHVAKVGRYRLLEITRRKRTFSWSCDIEGILCTRGDVVLLSNDKFLLGTGEGRVSGVIRNAEGLITAIELDSEIDMVAGNYYGIRIRTIDHILGSYEIVNAESSKRLLQLKTPIDETIVIGDLVAVGVLQRENLKVLITEITQDTNRVCKISGIEYAEEIYTDGTVIPAYQSGLSVIRERALSIKVPTYPPGTNPSINVNAKTALLKPGTIDEREDFAVKITTGQVDEEGAWDIAPEFYIKTGEDYLLAIDNNFIDSADDSIKKRALIMGNGDLAVTNKHIYMRNAIADGMSATRCNLRGNFETEILINPALVAQPSSRAITSLQTLKVQQKSLAYDLCIWAQANGIGFNNLYRCEVSEEPDVGWVMFAANTALGTWGSSEIECFVYFYGDTGDSLYRCSSKCTYEAYTVQNEWIFGWPWFGTHTEYHWVTYGSLSGLIDTDYEEDDGTVSRGIGFSVAPVQAIDPSSINIDIPGYGVDLRNNTDVTVDGVTCDGFSEDGGQSMAFRCYFGSDYDLYMKKLPGNDTATVESLASGALYRGAGGALYVK; encoded by the coding sequence ATGAAGATACGCATCCAGAAGAACCTGTTTACTGGCGAGTATGCAGACCATTTATTCAAGGGCAGTGCCTCCATTGGTGAGCTGCTTGATCAATATCAGTGCTCTCCTGAGAGCCAAGTGTTCCTGAACGGTGAGATTGTTGCAGACTTGCACACTATTGCTGGTGACGGGGATTTTATTGTTGTAAGGCAAGTGCCCAAAGATCCAGTGACTATTGCTATGACTGTTTCAATCGTGCTAGGGGTTGGCGGATTGGTGCTTGGTGGAGTCATGCTCTACAAAGCCCTTACAGCTAATCCCGGTCTTCCAAAGATCCAGACATCTCCCTCCCTAAGGGGTTCAACGAATTCAGCCAGAAAGGGGGAGCGGTTGCCGATTCTGCTTGGGCATTGGCGTATCTATCCTGATCATGCATCGTTGCCCTATTCCAGGTATGCGGATAATAACCAGTTCTTTGTCCAGCAATTCTGCTTCGGCTACTCAGACGTGACCTTGGACATGGATACCGCCAAGATCGGGGACACCCTGATCAGCAAGTACACCGGGGTGCAGACAAGCCTTACCCCTAGCACCCTTTACGCGGCAAGAGTCATAGAGAGCCAGATAGGGGTTGAGCTTTCCAATGACGGTACAGCTACTCCCATCGAGAGAACCACCTCAAGCGGTACTACCAAGATCAACGTAGGGGTAATTGCTCCCAGTGGCATCTACAAATACAACGGATCTGACAAGGAGTCCACTGTCATCGGGGTGAAGATTGAATGGCGTATCCCAGATGGAACCTGGAATGTGTTTGCTGATGAGTCACTTACCCTGAATGTGAGTAGGTGGAGAAAGATGTACGAGATTACTCCATCCGGTTCTGCCGATGGATCCTATGATATTAGGGTTTCTAGAACGAACAAGGCAGGATCCACTACATCTTACAATGACACTATCTACTTCGATGTTCTCCAGAGCTATACAAAGAACCAGAATGATGACAGTACAATACCTGTTTTGAACCCATCGAATCTCCGTTTACTGGCTGTTGATATCAAGGCAACCGACCAGCTGAATGGGACCATCGACAGCATCAATGTTGAAGGTACTCTTAATACCAGAGTATGGGATGGTGTCGATACCGGTTCTGCACACTGGACAACTGCTGCTACCAGGAACCCTGCTGCAGCCATCCTGTACCTGCTGACAAACTCCAAGGTCAATCCGAGACCGGTTGCCGATACCCAGATTGTCTGGGATGAGTTTGAGGAATTCTATCAGTACTGCGAGGATCAGGGATTCCATTGTGATGCCTGGATTACTGGGGACTACACCATAGGGCAACTCATCGACTTGATTGCACAGAGCAACATGGCTGAGATTCGTCGGTCTGCTGATTCAGTCGGCATTATAATTGACAAGATCAATCCATACATTGCCCAGATGTTCACCCCATTAAATGCTGCAGGATTCTCCATGAAGAAAGATTTTTCATCACCTACCGAGGTGCTCAACCTGAAATTTGTTGATGCGTCGATAGGGTATGAAGAATCAGAGAGAAACGTCAGTATCGTCAATGATTCTATTGTCTTCGACCGCGTACTGACAGACGAAGATGAGAGTACGGAGATTACTCTCTTCGGCGTTACGGATCCTGCTCATGTCGCCAAGGTAGGCCGGTATAGGCTTCTCGAAATTACCAGGAGAAAGCGGACGTTCAGCTGGTCTTGTGATATCGAAGGTATACTCTGCACCCGGGGTGACGTTGTTCTCCTGAGCAATGACAAGTTTCTGCTAGGGACTGGGGAAGGAAGGGTCTCGGGGGTCATAAGGAATGCAGAGGGGTTGATTACCGCAATCGAACTTGATAGCGAAATCGACATGGTGGCTGGTAACTACTATGGCATCAGGATTCGTACTATTGACCATATCCTTGGATCATATGAGATCGTCAATGCTGAGAGCTCGAAACGCTTGCTCCAGCTTAAAACTCCTATCGATGAAACCATCGTGATCGGTGATCTGGTAGCCGTGGGTGTACTCCAGAGAGAGAACCTAAAGGTACTCATAACCGAGATTACCCAGGATACAAACCGAGTCTGTAAGATCAGTGGGATAGAATATGCTGAGGAAATTTATACGGATGGGACGGTAATTCCTGCGTATCAATCAGGGCTGTCAGTCATCAGAGAGCGAGCATTATCAATCAAAGTTCCAACTTACCCCCCGGGGACCAATCCTTCCATCAATGTAAACGCAAAGACCGCCTTGCTGAAGCCAGGAACGATTGATGAACGTGAGGACTTTGCGGTGAAGATTACCACCGGACAGGTGGATGAGGAGGGGGCCTGGGATATTGCCCCCGAGTTCTACATCAAGACTGGTGAGGATTACCTCCTCGCAATAGACAACAACTTCATAGACTCAGCTGACGATTCAATCAAGAAGCGTGCACTGATCATGGGTAACGGGGATTTGGCAGTAACCAACAAGCACATCTATATGAGGAACGCGATTGCTGATGGTATGTCTGCCACCCGATGCAACCTACGGGGTAATTTCGAAACTGAAATCCTTATCAATCCCGCCTTGGTTGCCCAGCCTTCCTCAAGGGCTATTACCTCCCTGCAGACACTGAAGGTCCAACAGAAAAGCCTTGCCTATGACTTGTGCATCTGGGCGCAGGCGAATGGGATAGGGTTCAACAATCTGTACCGGTGTGAGGTCAGCGAGGAGCCGGATGTTGGTTGGGTGATGTTTGCTGCCAATACAGCATTGGGGACATGGGGAAGCAGTGAGATTGAGTGTTTTGTCTATTTCTATGGGGATACGGGGGATTCTCTGTATCGGTGTTCGTCTAAGTGCACGTATGAGGCTTATACAGTCCAGAACGAATGGATTTTCGGATGGCCCTGGTTTGGGACACATACCGAGTACCATTGGGTAACGTATGGCTCCCTCAGTGGTCTGATTGATACGGATTATGAAGAGGATGATGGGACAGTCAGTAGGGGAATCGGATTCTCCGTTGCCCCTGTACAAGCGATTGATCCGTCCTCCATCAACATTGACATACCCGGATATGGGGTGGACCTGAGAAACAACACAGATGTAACTGTTGACGGGGTCACCTGTGATGGCTTCTCTGAGGATGGTGGACAATCCATGGCCTTTCGTTGTTACTTTGGTTCTGACTATGACCTGTATATGAAGAAGCTTCCTGGCAATGATACTGCCACTGTCGAGTCTCTTGCCTCCGGGGCTCTATACCGGGGTGCCGGTGGCGCGTTGTATGTAAAATAA
- a CDS encoding phage minor head protein — protein MARNLFRSLYGTTQIELAKLLDEGELEIVTRYGEVLQECREKLKRIYARYAKDGKLDNATMSKANRLTSLQDDIERILRTKVPTVSEYVGILTGEMYEASFYRHAYAIDQAGGMSINWGLVPEAAVEQAVKGSYDMFAKSKLLSIPQKQAIAAIRKDISTAVTRGDSYTLLAKRIANHIGVDMKRVKAVYGNRGMAAWSMTVARTEGQRVIVEGQDAAYRKAAELGCDLEMIWDATLDGRTRPEHGALDGQARDEEKGGWEVPGIGLVTAPLHSGVASFDINCRCRMRAQVKGYPPKERRTRGDGISPWISYSDWLEEQKFKRR, from the coding sequence ATGGCTCGTAACCTGTTCCGCAGCCTGTATGGCACCACGCAAATCGAATTGGCAAAGCTGTTGGATGAGGGTGAGCTGGAGATTGTCACCAGGTATGGTGAGGTCCTTCAGGAATGCAGGGAGAAGCTCAAGCGCATTTATGCCAGGTACGCGAAAGACGGGAAGCTTGACAACGCCACCATGAGCAAGGCCAACCGTCTGACCAGCCTACAGGATGACATCGAGCGCATCCTCAGGACCAAGGTGCCGACGGTGAGCGAATATGTCGGAATACTGACAGGTGAAATGTATGAGGCATCCTTCTACCGTCATGCCTATGCCATTGACCAGGCCGGGGGAATGTCCATCAATTGGGGGTTGGTTCCCGAGGCTGCAGTGGAACAGGCTGTGAAAGGAAGCTATGACATGTTTGCCAAGAGCAAGCTTCTCTCCATTCCACAGAAGCAGGCGATCGCTGCCATCAGGAAGGACATCAGTACAGCTGTAACCAGAGGGGACAGCTATACGTTGCTTGCCAAAAGAATCGCCAATCATATCGGGGTGGACATGAAAAGGGTGAAGGCTGTCTATGGAAACCGTGGGATGGCTGCATGGTCGATGACGGTTGCCAGGACGGAAGGCCAGCGGGTGATCGTGGAAGGGCAGGATGCTGCATACCGGAAGGCAGCCGAGCTGGGATGTGACTTGGAGATGATCTGGGACGCAACGCTGGATGGAAGGACCAGACCTGAGCATGGGGCTCTGGACGGCCAAGCCAGGGATGAGGAGAAGGGCGGATGGGAAGTTCCGGGAATCGGACTTGTCACAGCTCCGCTGCATTCAGGAGTCGCCTCCTTCGATATCAACTGTAGGTGTCGTATGCGGGCTCAGGTCAAGGGCTATCCACCCAAGGAACGCAGAACCAGGGGCGATGGTATCAGCCCATGGATCAGTTATTCCGATTGGCTGGAAGAGCAGAAATTCAAGAGGCGCTAA
- a CDS encoding AAA family ATPase produces MILLELKLDNFFSFNNFHMSLTYPKKISNSTITDEYLEGRPNFRYKKLIVLMGANATGKTTLGKALMAIFNFITKKSIDPIANCINDTSKPSSFSMDFITHSSIKTMHRIEAQISPPTATGYREEDISLTIRSTTILKTDSYERCVAKLRTINTPNSTYIEALDLIDTFGWYFSYPFSKDSFKNLTSVGKESFRIVLETVLRALDPSVQGVRESQDIENSYIIRLNNHDLIMKNNEILNSEILSSGTRSGVDIAVMLSSIISSLYGFYYCDEKFSYIHSDMEKAILSKMIEKLGSNEQLFFTTHNADILDMSLPIHSYVFLKKDVFVNENRILCVYADHYLKRNTDSLRRAVENDIFSVAPNVDGIDRL; encoded by the coding sequence ATGATACTATTAGAATTAAAGCTTGATAACTTCTTTTCATTTAATAACTTCCATATGTCATTGACATATCCAAAAAAAATCTCTAACTCAACTATTACTGATGAATATCTAGAAGGCAGACCTAATTTTCGATACAAGAAGCTGATTGTGCTTATGGGAGCAAACGCAACAGGAAAGACAACGTTAGGAAAGGCGCTCATGGCAATATTCAATTTTATCACAAAAAAAAGCATTGACCCAATTGCTAACTGTATCAATGACACTTCTAAACCGTCTTCGTTTTCAATGGACTTTATAACTCATTCATCGATAAAGACAATGCACCGTATTGAAGCCCAAATCTCACCACCGACTGCTACTGGATATAGAGAAGAAGATATTTCCTTAACGATACGCTCTACTACTATTTTAAAGACTGACAGCTATGAACGTTGTGTGGCAAAACTAAGAACCATAAATACTCCAAATTCAACGTATATTGAAGCCCTCGATCTAATTGATACTTTTGGTTGGTACTTTTCATACCCATTTTCAAAAGATTCTTTTAAGAATCTTACTTCCGTAGGGAAAGAAAGTTTCCGTATCGTGCTAGAGACTGTACTAAGAGCGCTAGATCCATCCGTGCAGGGTGTTCGTGAATCACAGGATATCGAGAACTCATATATTATTAGATTGAATAACCATGACCTTATTATGAAGAACAATGAAATTCTTAATAGTGAAATTCTCTCAAGTGGCACCCGCTCTGGTGTAGATATTGCTGTTATGCTCTCCTCAATTATTTCTAGCTTATATGGGTTTTATTACTGTGATGAGAAGTTTTCCTATATTCACAGCGATATGGAGAAGGCTATCCTCTCAAAAATGATTGAAAAACTGGGCTCAAATGAGCAGTTATTTTTTACTACACATAATGCGGATATATTAGACATGTCCCTTCCCATCCACTCGTATGTATTTCTAAAAAAGGATGTTTTCGTAAATGAAAATAGAATCTTATGTGTTTATGCAGATCACTATCTGAAACGCAACACAGATTCTCTACGCCGAGCAGTTGAAAATGACATCTTCTCGGTTGCTCCAAATGTAGACGGTATTGACCGGTTGTAA
- a CDS encoding NlpC/P60 family protein, giving the protein MNIQEYLAIPYSENGRTEQGSDCYGLVRVILQNELKIELPAFSYVRDQASLDDAIEGFREVDSPQDYDIVYMKGFNYLLHVGVWFKGGIIHMTASGASYQKASVLKKRILAYYRPRK; this is encoded by the coding sequence ATGAATATCCAGGAGTACCTTGCCATTCCATACTCTGAAAATGGCAGGACAGAGCAAGGCTCCGACTGCTACGGACTTGTGAGGGTGATACTTCAAAATGAGTTAAAGATTGAGCTTCCTGCTTTCTCCTATGTGAGGGACCAAGCATCCTTGGATGATGCGATCGAAGGATTCCGGGAAGTGGATTCTCCCCAGGACTACGACATTGTGTACATGAAAGGTTTCAACTACCTGCTGCATGTAGGGGTCTGGTTCAAGGGTGGAATCATCCACATGACTGCTTCCGGGGCTTCTTATCAGAAAGCCTCGGTGCTGAAGAAAAGGATCTTGGCTTACTACAGGCCTCGGAAGTAA